A region of the Acidobacteriota bacterium genome:
GAATTTTCGTCGCAGCCAACCGTGGCGCTCGCTATGGCGAATGATCAAGACCGCTCCGTTTCTTACGCAACGACGACTATGGATGAAAACTTTTATCACGCGGTTTCGACGCCATTGATTAAATCGGCAACTGAAGGTCTGACCTCGCGACAGACCGGACAACTGCAAAGCCAATGGAGCAAAACGCTGGTGCTGGCGCTCATTCTGCTTCCCATCTGGCTGATGATTATGTTGCTTTCGCCGCTTGATGCCTATCTTGCGGCAAAAGCCAGCCTGCAACGCGAGTGAGCATTTTCTTGAAAACCAAAATTCGATTTAACCCTTTGATTGATTTCGGAGAAGGAGAACAAAGTTATGACGACAAACAATAAATTCAAAAAAGCCGCGCCTGTCACGCTTGGCTTATTGTTGACCACAGGGTTTCTCATCTGGTGGTTCTTTTTGCGCGCGCCGCAACCGCCGCATCAGATTATTTCGCTCAGCGGGCGCATTGAAAGCGATGATGCAGCGATTGCCGCCAAAACTTCCGGTCGCATACGCGAAATCAGCGTGCGCGAAGGCGACACCGTAAAAGCCGGGCAGGTGATTGCTGTGCTCGATGATGAACAGATGAACGCGCGGTTGTCGCAAGCGCAATCAATGGTCGCGCAAGCCGAAGCGCGGCTTCAACATTCGCGGCAACAGATTGCCGTTTTGCAAGCGCAACTCGAACAAAGCCGCCTGAGCAAAAATCAATCGCGCACCGATGCAGAGGGTCGCGTGGCGCAAGCCGAGGCGCAACTCGCCGCCGCCGAAGCCGCGCTTGCCGAAGCCCAGGCGGCATACGCGCAGGCGCGTTATGACAAAGAGAAATTCACCGCACTGGCGCGTCAAGGCAATGTTTCGGAACGCGAGGGCATGCAATCAACGACCGCGGCACAAGCGCAGGAGGCTGTCGTTTTAGCTGCGAAAAAACAGGTGGAAGCGGCGCGCGGGGCGCTCACCGCTGCAAAAGCCAATCTCGAAAATCCGGCGATTCACGCTTCGCAGGCGGCGGCAATCGAACAGCAGATTCAACAAGCCGAATCCGATATTCTTTCTGCAAAAGCCGATGCTGAACGCGCCCGCGCAGAGTTTCGCGAAGCCGAAGCCAATCGCGCCGATTTGAAAGTCATCGCGCCCTTTGATGGAACGGTAGCAACCCGCGCCGCAGAACCCGGCGAAGTTGTTGCCCCAGGCACAGCCATTATCACGCTTGTCAATCTCGACAAGGTTTATTTGCGCGGCTTTATTCCCGAAGGCGAAATCGGACGTGTGCGCATCGGGCAAACGGCTCGCGTTTATCTTGATTCCAATCCCGACGAACCGCTTGAAGCGGTGGTCTCACGCATCGACCCACAGGC
Encoded here:
- a CDS encoding zinc ribbon domain-containing protein translates to MSGKAVQCKQVFVKLCTVCGAGVLADNQFCRQCGAQQDNPDWTDEFSSQPTVALAMANDQDRSVSYATTTMDENFYHAVSTPLIKSATEGLTSRQTGQLQSQWSKTLVLALILLPIWLMIMLLSPLDAYLAAKASLQRE
- a CDS encoding HlyD family efflux transporter periplasmic adaptor subunit, which translates into the protein MTTNNKFKKAAPVTLGLLLTTGFLIWWFFLRAPQPPHQIISLSGRIESDDAAIAAKTSGRIREISVREGDTVKAGQVIAVLDDEQMNARLSQAQSMVAQAEARLQHSRQQIAVLQAQLEQSRLSKNQSRTDAEGRVAQAEAQLAAAEAALAEAQAAYAQARYDKEKFTALARQGNVSEREGMQSTTAAQAQEAVVLAAKKQVEAARGALTAAKANLENPAIHASQAAAIEQQIQQAESDILSAKADAERARAEFREAEANRADLKVIAPFDGTVATRAAEPGEVVAPGTAIITLVNLDKVYLRGFIPEGEIGRVRIGQTARVYLDSNPDEPLEAVVSRIDPQASFTPENTYFRHDRVKQVVGVKLQLVNPQGYAKPGMPADGSVLVEGNTWVAETRR